One genomic window of Brienomyrus brachyistius isolate T26 chromosome 16, BBRACH_0.4, whole genome shotgun sequence includes the following:
- the LOC125710068 gene encoding pyruvate dehydrogenase (acetyl-transferring) kinase isozyme 1, mitochondrial-like isoform X1 produces the protein MRLLRSLLSSCSLGKHVDYYSRFSPSPLSMKQFLDFGSENACERTSFVFLRQELPVRLANIMKEINLLPDNLLKTPSVRLVQSWYLQSFDEILDFKDKNADDDRVIYDFTDAVIKIRNRHNDVVPTMAQGVVEYKELHGIDPVTSQNVQYFLDRFYMSRISIRMLLNQHTLLFGGTVRTNPAHPKQIGSIDPHCRVAEVVRDAYESAKRLCDLYYMNSPELTLEECNAKEKGRPATVVYVPSHLYHMIFELFKNAMRATMELHGDALNCPPIHVQVALGSEDLTIKVKDRGGGVALRKIDRLFTYTYSTAPLPHTDTARGVPLAGYGYGLPISRLYARYFQGDLKLYSLEGYGTDAVVYIRALSTESIERLPVYNRSAWRHYNTTHDSDDWCTPRTEPKGITSL, from the exons ATGCGACTCTTACGGTCTCTGCTGAGCAGCTGCTCCCTTGGGAAGCATGTCGATTACTACTCCAGGTTTTCCCCGTCGCCGTTGTCTATGAAGCAGTTTTTAGATTTCG GCTCGGAAAATGCCTGCGAGAGGACTTCGTTTGTGTTCCTGAGACAAGAACTGCCTGTCAGACTGGCAAACATCATGAAGGAAATAAACTTACTGCCGGACAATTTATTAAAGACACCCTCTGTTCGTTTGGTCCAGAGCTG GTATCTGCAAAGTTTTGATGAGATCCTCGACTTCAAGGACAAAAATGCCGATGATGACAGAGTCATTTATGA TTTCACGGACGCGGTGATAAAGATCCGGAACCGGCATAACGACGTGGTCCCTACCATGGCCCAGGGAGTAGTGGAGTACAAAGAGTTACACGGCATTGACCCGGTCACCAGCCAGAACGTCCAGTACTTCCTGGATCGTTTTTATATGAGCCGCATATCCATTAGGATGCTCCTGAACCAGCACA CTCTGCTCTTTGGTGGGACGGTCAGGACCAACCCAGCTCACCCTAAACAAATAGGAAGCATTGACCCGCACTGTCGAGTCGCAGAGGTGGTGCGAG ATGCCTATGAAAGCGCCAAGCGCCTCTGCGATCTTTATTATATGAACTCGCCGGAGCTGACGCTGGAAGAATGCAATG CCAAAGAAAAAGGAAGACCTGCAACAGTGGTGTACGTTCCCTCCCACCTATACCATATGATATTCGAGCTTTTTAAG AATGCTATGAGGGCCACCATGGAGCTGCATGGCGATGCCCTGAATTGTCCCCCAATCCACGTCCAGGTGGCACTTGGCAGTGAAGATCTCACTATAAAG GTCAAGGACCgtggagggggcgtggccttaAGGAAGATTGACAGGCTGTTCACCTACACCTATTCCACAGCCCCCCTACCCCACACGGACACTGCCCGGGGAGTCCCTCTG GCTGGCTATGGCTACGGCCTTCCCATCTCTCGCTTGTATGCCAGGTACTTCCAGGGAGACCTGAAGCTGTACTCTCTGGAAGGATATGGTACAGATGCGGTCGTGTACATCCGG GCGCTGTCCACAGAGTCGATAGAAAGGCTTCCTGTGTACAACAGATCTGCCTGGAGACACTACAACACGACACACGACAGTGACGATTGGTGCACACCCAGGACGGAGCCCAAGGGCATCACATCATTATAG
- the LOC125710068 gene encoding pyruvate dehydrogenase (acetyl-transferring) kinase isozyme 1, mitochondrial-like isoform X2 has product MRLLRSLLSSCSLGKHVDYYSRFSPSPLSMKQFLDFGSENACERTSFVFLRQELPVRLANIMKEINLLPDNLLKTPSVRLVQSWYLQSFDEILDFKDKNADDDRVIYDFTDAVIKIRNRHNDVVPTMAQGVVEYKELHGIDPVTSQNVQYFLDRFYMSRISIRMLLNQHTLLFGGTVRTNPAHPKQIGSIDPHCRVAEVVRGM; this is encoded by the exons ATGCGACTCTTACGGTCTCTGCTGAGCAGCTGCTCCCTTGGGAAGCATGTCGATTACTACTCCAGGTTTTCCCCGTCGCCGTTGTCTATGAAGCAGTTTTTAGATTTCG GCTCGGAAAATGCCTGCGAGAGGACTTCGTTTGTGTTCCTGAGACAAGAACTGCCTGTCAGACTGGCAAACATCATGAAGGAAATAAACTTACTGCCGGACAATTTATTAAAGACACCCTCTGTTCGTTTGGTCCAGAGCTG GTATCTGCAAAGTTTTGATGAGATCCTCGACTTCAAGGACAAAAATGCCGATGATGACAGAGTCATTTATGA TTTCACGGACGCGGTGATAAAGATCCGGAACCGGCATAACGACGTGGTCCCTACCATGGCCCAGGGAGTAGTGGAGTACAAAGAGTTACACGGCATTGACCCGGTCACCAGCCAGAACGTCCAGTACTTCCTGGATCGTTTTTATATGAGCCGCATATCCATTAGGATGCTCCTGAACCAGCACA CTCTGCTCTTTGGTGGGACGGTCAGGACCAACCCAGCTCACCCTAAACAAATAGGAAGCATTGACCCGCACTGTCGAGTCGCAGAGGTGGTGCGAG GGATGTGA